AGCGTAGTCACGTGGTAGAGCCGCAATGCTATCAGCAATGCTATGATGGTCGGTACTATAGAGCTCTTCCGGGGAAGGGCCCGTTGTCTTGTTCTTCTGTAGGGCCCAAAACGCTGCGCCAGCGACGACCGTCAACCCCATCGCGCTGCCAGCCAGGAGAACCTTTCGAGAGAGTCGCGTAACGCGTGGATACCCCGGTCTGAGCCGAAAGGCGTTTGGCGTTTCGGCAGGACCTTGCATTTCAACAGGTGGACGATCGTCCGAAAGATTCTGGCTCATTATGATGGCCTCCCGTCGGTCCGAACAATTCTTACCTTCTGCTGATGCTCCCCTCCCAGGCGCAGTTCGGCAGCGGCGAACAGACGATCGACGATGAGCAGATTGCTGTAGGCACGATAGTTGACGATTTCGGACTTACCGTCCGGGCCAAGCACGAACAGTGGAGGCATCTCGCCCTGAACGATACCTTGGGGGAACTCTATGTAGACCTTGCGGCCGTCATCGTAAGCCGCGAGCGGTCGCCAAGGCGGGCGATCACCTTCGATCGCGTAACGGAAGCGGCGTTGTGAGGCATCAGGCAAGGTGGGCGTTAGAGATAGTGATTGCCCCTTTATTTGCTCTTCCGGATAGTACCACGAGATCAGCGGCATGTAGGGCTTCTCGCGGGAGCGGAGTTCAATGAGATAGGTCCGCCGGTCGGTGTTGATAACGAGGTTCGTCTCGATCGAGGAACGAGTCGGCTTGACCAGGACATGGACCCGTCGAGCCTCACCACTACCGCTCTCGGTATCACCGATGACCCAGCGCACGGTGTCACCGGCTGCAATCGGCCCGGAACCGACCAGTTGCTCGCCCTCCTCGAGTGCAATGTCGGTAATCTCTCCCGGCGCCGCGTAAACCTGATAGAGCGCGCCCGCACTGAAACTGTAGATCTGTGCGGCGTTGAAGTATCCTCGTCTCCGCGGTTCGACCCGAGCCGCACTATTCGCGACTTCGATCCTGCCAACCGGTTCGGCTTCTTCCTTGGTTCCTGCTTTCCCGCCAAGGGTTGGCTTCCAGGCCGGCGGAACGTGGAGCGGCCGCGACCGATCGTCGAAGGTCGCCGGCGCGGGCGGTAACGGCGGCACGTCGGAATCGTATGAGATCTCGGGCGGGATGAATGTTGAGCAGCCTCCCAACGGGCACACGAAGATGGCTATCATTGAGACCAGCGCACATCTGGGGGCGATGACTCCGGTCCGGCGTTCATAAGGTTGCCGCTTCATTGTCCGAGCTCCTTCGACCAGCTGATTGCGTTGACGTAGATCCCGAGCGGGTTCTTGCGCAAGCGATCGGCGTCGTGAGGCGTCTGAATGACGACAGTCAGAATAGCGGTCCAGCGTTCGGTCGATGCCAGCGATCCCTTCTCATAAGAACGCTGGATCCAGGCGACACGAAAACTTTCGATAGAGGCGCGGATCGCACTGGAGACTTCGACCGAGATCTGCGCCTTGCCGAGCTTGGCAAATGGATCATTGCTCCTGGCATACTCGTTGAGCGCGGCAGCTCCGCGATCGGTGGTGAAATCGTAAGCCCGCAGCCAATTTTGACGAAGGACGATGCCGTCTGCCGGCAGGCCGCGAACGTCTTCGATGAAGCGGGCTAGATGATAGGCAATCTGCGGATCGGTCGGCTCATAATCCGAGTTGGCGGGCGCAACTCTCTGTGCTTGCCCGATGTGATCGACTTCGACAATCCACGGCGTGATCGCTCCCTGCGTCGACTGCCAGACCAATCCTCCGGCTAGGCCGCACGACAACACCAGGCAGCAGAATGCCATTAGCCTCCAGTTCTTCGCCTGTATGCGAGCCGATCCGATACGCTCATCCCACACTTGGGCGGCCTTTTGATATGGTGTGACTGGCGCTGGCGCTCGCCCGTAGTGAACTGAAGACCTTTTGAACATTAGCATTTCCCCAACAGAGCAGAGTTTTTGACCAACTAGCGCCCGCCCTCCGACAGATCGACTGAGCCGCCACTTCCCCCGGGATCACCTGACCGAACAGCGTGTGTTGCCGCCGAAACGCCCTGACTGATCGTCTGGGTGCGCTTCATGTGCCGTGCCCATTCCGGCGGGCTTTCGACCGAGCCCCCTGACACCTGGCCGACGGATTGGGCGCTGCCGCCCACAGCCGCAGCGAGCCGGCGTAGAGGACTCCCTGGCGCGGAGGTGGCAGCTTCGGCAACGCCGAGAACGCCGCCGCTCCGGTAGGCAGCAGCCGTTCCGCTTGCGATCGCGCTGCCTCCCCGCACAGCACCTGCGATCGCTCCGCTGGCGAGTCCCATGCCGCCGGCGGCGAGACCGGCACCCGCGGCAACAACGCCACCGGCAGCGAGGCTCGTACCGACTGCGGCGCCCGCCCCGAGCTGCGGGCCACCCGAAACCAGACCATTGGCAATGCCAGGCCCAAAGATCCCCAGCCCCAGCAGCGACAACGCGGCAAGAACCAGCGTCATTGCATCTTCAATAGTCGGCTGGCCGCCATTGAAGCCGGAGGTAAATTGGGAGAATAAGGTCGATCCAATGCCGACGATCACGGCCAGCACCAGCACCTTGATGCCGGATGAGACGACATTGCCGAGGACCCGCTCGGCGGCAAATGCAGTCTTGCCGAACAGACCGAACGGAATCAGCACGAAGCCAGCAAGCGTCGTCAACTTGAATTCGATCAACGTGACAAAGAGCTGAATGGCCAGGATGAAGAAGGCCATCAGAACAACGGCCCAAGCGAAGAGCAGAACGGCGATCTGAACGAAATTCTCGAAGAAGCTGACATAGCCCATTAGATTCGAGATCGAGTCCAGGATCGGCCGGCCGGCATCGAGGCCGACCTGCGCAATCTTCCCGGGGTGAACGAAATCACCGGCCGAAAGACCGGTCCCTGATGCCTTCAGTCCAAGACCGGCGAAGCTTTCAAAAACGATCCTGGCGAGACTGTTCCAGTTCCCGATCAGATAGGCAAAGATCCCGACAAAGAGGATCTTCTTGATGAGCCGCGCGATTACGTCATCATCCGTGCCCCAGCTCCAGAACAGACCTGCCAGCGTAAGGTCGATGGCAGCCAGCGTCGTCGCGAGATAGCCGACCTCACCTCCGACAAGACCAAAGCCGTTGTCGATGTAGCGGGTGAACGTTTCGAGGAACTGGTCGATGACTCCGGTGCCCGTCATTGATCACCTTCCCGTGGCGCAACGACCGAGGGACTGCCCTGCGGGATACGGCTTTGATCCTTTGGTGCGGACAATGATGGCGAACCACCGGTATCAGCTTCGGCGATACCGGGCGAGTTTGCCTTGTGACCAAAGAATCGCCGTCGGTTTTCGGCCCAAGCCCTTTGGCAGCGCTCGTAAGCGGGTGCTTGCTCCGACGTCACCGAACGGCAACGTGCCAGATCCGACTCGAGCGCAGTGTTCGCCTTCTCGTTCGATTGCGTCGGCCCCGCAACCTTGTGAGGCTCACGCAGTTGGATCGTGCAGGCAACGATGGCTGCCAGTCCGGCGATCGCCGAAATAGCCAGCGATAGTGCTCTAAAGGCCTTGAGGTCGGTCATCAGTGAAACATCTGGACGTTGGAGGACTGATAACCTTGGCCTTGTCTCAGAAACCGCCAAAGCTGCTCGCGCCCTTGGTCTTGGGCAGCGGCGCGCTGCGCGGATTCAAGCGATTGAGCCCTGCCCTGCGCCGCCACAGTTGCGGTCAGATCGGCGAGCTGCTCCGCCTCAAGCGCAAGGATCTGATTGCCGGCTTGCGTCGCTTGCAAGGCGCCACTTGCGCCCTGGCTTGAGCTCACGAGGGCCGAGGTCTGAATGCGGTTGGTATCGAGGTTACCCACGACACCCGCCTGCACACGAAGCGCGTCCTGAAACGCCGCAACCGAGTTTTGCCAGCGTGCTTGTGCACCTACAAAGAGCGCGGAATCGGATTGGCTGCTGTTCGTCGGCGCGTAACTGGTCGCGAAGGCCCGATCGATCTGTTGCACGTCGTAAGCGATACGCTGTGCCTGGGCCAGGAGTTTCTGGGTCCGTTGAATCGACGCCTGAAGCTGCTGCAGCGAAGAGTACGGCAGGCTCGCCAGGTTCTTCGCCTGATTAATCAGCATCTGTGCCTGGTTCTGCAACGAGGTGATCTGATTGCTGATCTGCTGCAGCTCGCGCGCTGCGGTCAGAACATTCTGAACGTAGTTGTTGGGATCAAAGACGATCAGTGCCCGCGCCGGTCCGGTAGCTGCAAATGACAATACGATGATGCTGATGACTAGGAATCTATGACGGATCATTGTGACTTCTCCAGATTGCTGAGACTGGGAATGAGATCCACGGCCCAACTCGCTTCGCGGTGCCGGAGCCAGGCGGCCACGAAGCCATCGCGGCCGTGCTCTGCGATCAGCCTCTCAATCGCCGCCTGGTCAGTCTTGGAGGATGCGGCCGTAAAGGCGAGCGCAACCTCGCCGAGACCGAGGTCGAACATGCGATTGCCGCGGCGAGATTGGCAGTAATAGTCCCGCTTCGGGGTGGCTCGGCTCAACAGCTCGATCTGGCGATCATTGAGCCCGAAGCGGCGATAGATCGCGGTGATCTGAGGTTCGATCGCCCGCTCGTTTGGCAGAAGCAGCCGGGTCGGGCAGCTCTCAATGATGGCCGGAGCAATGGCTGACCCATCGATATCCGATAGCGACTGGGTAGCGAAGATGACAGACGCGTTCTTTTTCCGCAACGTCTTCAACCACTCGCGGAGCTGACCGGCGAAATCCACATCATCGAGCGCAAGCCATCCTTCGTCGACGATGATGAGGGTCGGACTGCCGTCGAGACGGTCGCCAATGCGGTGAAATAGATAGGCAAGTA
The DNA window shown above is from Bradyrhizobium sp. ISRA464 and carries:
- the trbG gene encoding P-type conjugative transfer protein TrbG, with product MIAIFVCPLGGCSTFIPPEISYDSDVPPLPPAPATFDDRSRPLHVPPAWKPTLGGKAGTKEEAEPVGRIEVANSAARVEPRRRGYFNAAQIYSFSAGALYQVYAAPGEITDIALEEGEQLVGSGPIAAGDTVRWVIGDTESGSGEARRVHVLVKPTRSSIETNLVINTDRRTYLIELRSREKPYMPLISWYYPEEQIKGQSLSLTPTLPDASQRRFRYAIEGDRPPWRPLAAYDDGRKVYIEFPQGIVQGEMPPLFVLGPDGKSEIVNYRAYSNLLIVDRLFAAAELRLGGEHQQKVRIVRTDGRPS
- the trbF gene encoding conjugal transfer protein TrbF, which produces MFKRSSVHYGRAPAPVTPYQKAAQVWDERIGSARIQAKNWRLMAFCCLVLSCGLAGGLVWQSTQGAITPWIVEVDHIGQAQRVAPANSDYEPTDPQIAYHLARFIEDVRGLPADGIVLRQNWLRAYDFTTDRGAAALNEYARSNDPFAKLGKAQISVEVSSAIRASIESFRVAWIQRSYEKGSLASTERWTAILTVVIQTPHDADRLRKNPLGIYVNAISWSKELGQ
- the trbL gene encoding P-type conjugative transfer protein TrbL; this encodes MTGTGVIDQFLETFTRYIDNGFGLVGGEVGYLATTLAAIDLTLAGLFWSWGTDDDVIARLIKKILFVGIFAYLIGNWNSLARIVFESFAGLGLKASGTGLSAGDFVHPGKIAQVGLDAGRPILDSISNLMGYVSFFENFVQIAVLLFAWAVVLMAFFILAIQLFVTLIEFKLTTLAGFVLIPFGLFGKTAFAAERVLGNVVSSGIKVLVLAVIVGIGSTLFSQFTSGFNGGQPTIEDAMTLVLAALSLLGLGIFGPGIANGLVSGGPQLGAGAAVGTSLAAGGVVAAGAGLAAGGMGLASGAIAGAVRGGSAIASGTAAAYRSGGVLGVAEAATSAPGSPLRRLAAAVGGSAQSVGQVSGGSVESPPEWARHMKRTQTISQGVSAATHAVRSGDPGGSGGSVDLSEGGR
- the trbK-alt gene encoding putative entry exclusion protein TrbK-alt; amino-acid sequence: MTDLKAFRALSLAISAIAGLAAIVACTIQLREPHKVAGPTQSNEKANTALESDLARCRSVTSEQAPAYERCQRAWAENRRRFFGHKANSPGIAEADTGGSPSLSAPKDQSRIPQGSPSVVAPREGDQ
- the trbJ gene encoding P-type conjugative transfer protein TrbJ — translated: MIRHRFLVISIIVLSFAATGPARALIVFDPNNYVQNVLTAARELQQISNQITSLQNQAQMLINQAKNLASLPYSSLQQLQASIQRTQKLLAQAQRIAYDVQQIDRAFATSYAPTNSSQSDSALFVGAQARWQNSVAAFQDALRVQAGVVGNLDTNRIQTSALVSSSQGASGALQATQAGNQILALEAEQLADLTATVAAQGRAQSLESAQRAAAQDQGREQLWRFLRQGQGYQSSNVQMFH